From a region of the Rhipicephalus microplus isolate Deutch F79 chromosome X, USDA_Rmic, whole genome shotgun sequence genome:
- the LOC119162153 gene encoding solute carrier family 25 member 35 yields the protein MELRTNEPLTNIAVGAMAACSASFVTHPIEVAKLRIQLQGELLPVIADRSARARPVYRNTLQSIYTIYRYDGVLAIYRGLLTNLGYQLLANGLRLGIYQISEDLGLTQDRNLEPSILLSALFGGVSGAIGAFVSSPLFLLKTHQQLHSSTAAIAVGYQRGYGSAHAELVNIYRTQGVWRGLWRATSCNVLRLSTGSALQLSTFSGFKGVLDTAVEGRVRYFFVNTLIAAVLSGLASAPFIVVLDVLRVRMYAQPSNPRGEGIYYSSMRDCIVKIRQTEGLRGLWRGIGGAFFYTMTSSVITLVSWEEIKKEVDEDRQGSVHDITDYGIN from the exons ATGGAGCTGCGCACCAACGAGCCGTTGACGAACATCGCGGTGGGTGCCATGGCTGCCTGTTCGGCCTCCTTCGTTACGCACCCGATCGAAGTGGCCAAGCTGCGCATACAGCTGCAAGGCGAGCTCCTCCCGGTCATTGCAG ACAGGTCGGCGCGGGCACGTCCCGTGTACCGAAACACCCTGCAGTCTATTTACACGATATACCGGTATGATGGCGTCCTCGCCATTTACCGGGGGCTTCTCACAAACCTCGGCTACCAGCTGCTGGCCAATGGTTTGCGCCTGGGCATCTACCAGATCAGCGAGGACCTCGGCTTGACGCAGGACAGAAACCTGGAGCCCAGCATTCTACTTAGTGCCCTCTTCGGCGGCGTGTCTGGTGCCATTGGGGCTTTCGTGAGCTCTCCCCTCTTTTTGCTCAAGACTCATCAACAG CTGCACTCATCGACAGCGGCCATCGCTGTTGGCTACCAGCGCGGGTACGGGAGTGCGCACGCGGAACTGGTGAACATCTACAGGACGCAAGGTGTCTGGAGGGGTCTCTGGCGCGCCACTTCCTGTAACGTGCTGCGGCTGTCCACGGGATCGGCGCTTCAGTTGTCCACCTTCAGCGGCTTCAAGGGCGTCCTGGACACTGCGGTGGAAGGCCGCGTGCGCTACTTCTTCGTCAACACGCTCATCGCGGCCGTCTTGTCGGGACTCGCGTCCGCGCCTTTCATCGTGGTCTTGGACGTACTGCGGGTGCGTATGTACGCGCAGCCTTCGAACCCGCGAGGCGAAGGCATATATTACAGCAGTATGCGGGATTGCATCGTCAAGATTAGGCAGACGGAAGGACTTCGGGGCTTGTGGCGAGGCATCGGCGGTGCTTTCTTCTACACGATGACGTCCTCCGTTATCACGCTGGTCTCCTGGGAAGAGATCAAGAAGGAGGTCGACGAAGACCGACAAGGGTCTGTCCATGACATCACTGATTACGGCATAAACTGA